A stretch of the Coprobacillus cateniformis genome encodes the following:
- the ftsA gene encoding cell division protein FtsA: MKDIYAVLDIGSATVKLLVGEVVSANINILFSKKMTSHGIRKGKIESMPTVVSEIKTLLDEASAALGATITKVALCIPSFHAHIYQSDGITKVNSPSDQITSDDVVRALKLSRRFERDDNEEVISVIPTLYQLDTKVMREIPIGQKSASLKAESLVITTKKKLLYSYISAVEKAGVEVLDITINAYACAKEAFDAVYLQEGAILIDIGYKTSTVAFFEGGYLKYIAQAGVGGYDLTKKIATSWQIPMDRAEVYKVKYGTCDYHIGDEDIIHTTRNQDKETHYTQRDLAEVLSEGVKDIMEVIKTKIDIINDGRSYETVIVGGGGELPDIEKVSSVVLESAVRTYRPDTIGARDMSFVSCLGMMYYLNDRSRILGKMDPSLILPDISSTMSIRFKGLTKSKPIHSDKKNKSRFSKVIENFFSEED, translated from the coding sequence ATGAAAGATATCTATGCTGTATTAGATATAGGAAGTGCAACTGTCAAACTCTTAGTGGGTGAAGTTGTAAGTGCAAATATAAATATATTATTTTCTAAAAAGATGACGAGTCATGGTATTCGTAAAGGGAAAATCGAAAGTATGCCAACTGTTGTAAGTGAGATTAAAACATTGTTAGATGAAGCTTCAGCAGCGTTAGGGGCAACAATTACAAAAGTCGCTTTATGTATTCCATCATTTCACGCACATATCTATCAAAGTGATGGAATCACAAAAGTTAATTCTCCTTCAGATCAAATTACAAGTGATGATGTTGTTCGTGCATTGAAATTATCAAGACGTTTTGAGCGTGATGATAATGAAGAGGTTATTTCTGTCATTCCAACATTATATCAGTTAGATACTAAAGTTATGAGAGAGATTCCAATTGGGCAAAAATCAGCATCATTAAAAGCGGAATCATTAGTCATTACAACAAAGAAAAAACTTCTTTATAGTTATATAAGTGCAGTCGAAAAAGCAGGTGTTGAGGTTTTGGATATTACAATTAATGCCTATGCATGTGCCAAAGAAGCTTTCGATGCTGTATATCTTCAAGAAGGAGCAATATTAATTGATATTGGTTATAAGACATCAACAGTTGCATTCTTTGAGGGTGGTTATTTGAAATATATCGCGCAAGCTGGTGTTGGAGGATATGATTTAACAAAGAAAATTGCTACCTCTTGGCAAATTCCGATGGATAGAGCAGAGGTTTATAAAGTCAAATATGGAACATGTGATTACCATATTGGTGATGAAGATATTATACATACAACAAGAAATCAGGACAAAGAGACACACTACACACAGAGAGATTTAGCTGAAGTATTAAGTGAAGGTGTTAAAGATATTATGGAAGTCATCAAAACGAAAATTGATATTATTAATGATGGTAGAAGTTATGAAACAGTCATTGTGGGTGGTGGTGGAGAACTTCCTGATATTGAAAAAGTTTCTAGCGTTGTTTTAGAGAGTGCAGTGAGAACTTATCGACCTGATACAATCGGAGCAAGAGATATGTCTTTTGTCTCTTGTTTAGGAATGATGTATTATTTAAATGATCGTTCAAGAATATTAGGAAAAATGGATCCTTCATTAATTTTACCTGATATTTCAAGTACGATGAGTATCAGATTTAAGGGATTGACGAAATCCAAACCGATTCATAGTGATAAAAAGAATAAAAGTAGATTTTCGAAGGTTATTGAGAATTTCTTTAGTGAAGAAGATTAA
- a CDS encoding leucine-rich repeat protein has protein sequence MFIWMKVLDTIFGHLIIVMYISSDVLDISNILTADNGIYNTEKVRFDKDGNADWLSLYNAFYGTALNEFPENMPDTVTDYSYTFGDCMSLTEIPEDFQLSDKVVESYNMFENTGLTKLPSHFFDNATSLVNINYMFSGAEYLQGFITLPDNIEEMEESFDRTGDSASLPDDDQRPSTLVVFYNRFNSVITNYIENRNPSSLTWICKDTKLLDNTMFQLVDDGNDGPYNHKYLKYIGTDEDVDLIKYGDTVSGELYWKNGDALINVESTFKMFMGNDHVENVFLPASDREETIIATNTFLGTTSKKRLILKCKTFYGEDYISNRVFEDAADAHAYLYIDKAAVEAGATKIHRNIYISSECESLDDLCMDSNNIDLRVCFDKKGNANWTSMQYTFSNSHLYEMPENMPDTVTDYTSTFDYATFTKDNIENFQLSNKAVVAKGMFRATNIVSIPSNLFDKAKKLENTANMFSLCSSLADVSIGLPNSVTVMTDMFLDTRALRGTIVLSDGITDDMERCFSWAGVDASNYQGYNTPLLVFHNPSNQMISSYKDSYYDDKITWIDYSNMAKYLTDSMFEKVKDPNGPYSGHYLRYIGSEQTIDFADYVNDDGILYWRSGESIIPVNSTYKMFEGDNHVEDIILNEYFTRDIINTNIFEGTTSKKRLTFRDVSENISDMTFDGAADARAYVYVDNANVQQVGSSGHKNIYISSHFDNLNDFSYSLLQNREIDYARFDKKGNVNWTEMNNTFEGCQLKEFPENMPDNTTSYITTFGHSTIPEIPESFRLSDKVTTTQDMFESIENLNKISSHLFDDASSLTDISGMFSSTNVKTQFNIKLPDSITNMDAFFAYASTLCGRLYLPNNSVFTLRDSFYLSASDSEIPVETPAALHIYYNSSHSQIKDYVNSGNFESDKVMWFDTNNILDKTMFEKVTDSAGPYNGSYLRYIGTQETVDLSRYMVVKRSPTYGNVEHLYWHGDNDIIEVTSTYKMFEGVNNAEDIILPVHFNPFYEEWMRYGPKYTVNENIFAGTTTRKRLVYKTMLEVNHKYDKDINFTDATDARTYVYVNDDNKLDINFAHPQGYLYISSETTDLTDISGSIIRFAKEGNKNWTSLSLIKDNLREVPENMPDTLTDLNYAFSDSKIQKIANDFKISNNVTTAVGMFENTAIDEIPQGFLDNASSLVDIESIFRNTQITSIPDGFFDHTKRLVNAPHAFNGCTQLQNVNIKLPDSIKNVEAMFENCENLTGEITLGDYINNMMWSFDYAATNVDNPRLKVYYNGSNEEIANYVQYFYDDSPESRIDWISKSLDETMFVKVSDPNGPYNGAYLKYIGTEETVDLSAYADMNGKIMWQGKNESIEVTSTYKMFSGENNTEDVILPKSFSSSSTSGYKVESNIFENTTTKKRLIFKQELGDYRDDYKMTFTGASDARAYLYVNDENIGELLTDPNFTTANFYISQEVSNLTSNTLGGSYIRFAKNGNALDWRMPISFLAPDLKAFPENLPDTISNFDNLFKSSQFTNVPNDYQLSNRVESAVSMFEMSMVEQIPSNLFANAKKLTNIDYMFEYAALKKVTLTLPNSITSMNYTFDFCEYMSGIISLPDNLESITDCFRDAGHNGDNVEGYTTPLVVYYNPSNQVITDYIASNPSSGVITWIPKTANSTYAVTPLVKPKQENVIVEPKVIEKSISVKVHVNEVIVPNTVPSTGTVPSQGTSQTLGKKEEGQSSQ, from the coding sequence ATGTTTATATGGATGAAAGTCTTAGACACAATTTTTGGTCACTTGATTATCGTCATGTATATATCATCAGATGTACTAGATATAAGTAATATATTAACTGCTGATAATGGTATCTACAATACTGAAAAAGTACGCTTTGATAAGGATGGAAATGCTGACTGGCTAAGCCTGTATAATGCATTTTATGGAACAGCTTTAAATGAGTTTCCTGAAAATATGCCAGATACTGTGACTGACTATTCATATACATTTGGGGACTGTATGTCCTTAACGGAGATACCAGAAGATTTTCAATTGTCTGATAAAGTTGTAGAAAGCTACAATATGTTTGAGAATACTGGACTAACAAAGTTACCATCACATTTCTTTGACAATGCAACAAGTCTAGTAAATATTAATTATATGTTTAGTGGAGCAGAGTATCTTCAAGGGTTTATCACATTGCCAGACAATATAGAAGAAATGGAGGAAAGTTTTGATCGTACTGGAGATAGTGCATCCCTGCCTGATGATGATCAACGTCCATCAACGTTAGTTGTTTTTTATAATCGATTCAATTCGGTGATTACAAACTATATTGAAAACAGAAATCCATCAAGTCTTACCTGGATATGTAAGGACACCAAACTGCTAGATAATACAATGTTTCAATTGGTTGATGATGGGAATGATGGTCCATATAATCATAAATACCTGAAATATATAGGTACAGATGAAGATGTGGATTTGATCAAATATGGAGATACTGTTTCTGGAGAATTGTATTGGAAGAATGGTGATGCACTCATCAATGTGGAGTCAACATTTAAGATGTTTATGGGTAATGATCATGTAGAAAATGTTTTTTTACCAGCGTCTGACCGCGAGGAAACTATTATTGCTACGAATACGTTCTTAGGCACAACATCTAAAAAACGTTTGATTCTAAAATGTAAAACTTTTTACGGTGAGGATTATATTAGTAACAGAGTATTTGAAGATGCTGCTGATGCACATGCTTATCTCTATATAGATAAAGCAGCAGTTGAGGCAGGGGCTACTAAAATTCATCGAAATATCTACATTTCGTCAGAATGTGAGAGCCTTGACGATCTTTGTATGGATTCTAATAATATTGATTTAAGAGTTTGTTTTGATAAAAAAGGGAATGCTAACTGGACGAGTATGCAATATACATTTTCTAATAGTCATCTTTATGAAATGCCGGAAAATATGCCGGATACAGTGACTGATTATACCAGTACTTTTGATTATGCTACTTTTACCAAAGATAACATAGAAAACTTTCAACTATCTAATAAAGCTGTAGTTGCCAAAGGGATGTTTAGGGCTACAAATATTGTATCTATACCTTCGAATTTGTTTGATAAAGCAAAAAAACTAGAAAATACCGCTAATATGTTTTCTCTATGTTCCTCTCTTGCTGACGTATCGATTGGATTACCTAATTCGGTCACAGTAATGACTGATATGTTTTTGGATACACGGGCTCTTCGAGGCACAATCGTATTGTCAGATGGTATTACAGATGATATGGAAAGGTGTTTCTCCTGGGCGGGAGTAGATGCATCCAATTATCAGGGTTACAATACTCCGCTACTCGTTTTCCATAATCCTTCAAATCAAATGATAAGTTCTTATAAGGATAGTTATTATGATGATAAAATCACTTGGATAGACTATAGCAATATGGCAAAATATTTGACAGACAGTATGTTTGAGAAGGTAAAAGATCCTAATGGACCATATTCTGGTCATTACCTTAGATATATTGGTTCAGAACAAACAATAGATTTTGCGGATTATGTAAATGATGATGGAATATTGTATTGGAGAAGTGGAGAATCCATTATTCCAGTTAATTCAACATATAAAATGTTTGAGGGAGATAATCATGTAGAGGATATTATCTTAAATGAGTACTTTACAAGAGATATCATCAATACGAATATATTTGAAGGTACAACATCGAAAAAACGTCTAACTTTTAGGGATGTGTCGGAAAATATATCTGATATGACCTTTGATGGTGCTGCTGATGCAAGAGCTTATGTTTATGTGGATAATGCTAATGTGCAACAAGTAGGCTCTAGTGGGCACAAGAATATCTATATTTCTTCACATTTTGATAATTTGAATGATTTTTCCTATTCGCTACTACAGAATAGAGAAATAGATTATGCTCGCTTTGATAAAAAAGGAAATGTTAATTGGACTGAAATGAATAATACATTTGAGGGTTGTCAGTTGAAGGAATTCCCAGAAAATATGCCAGATAATACGACTTCTTATATAACAACATTTGGACATTCTACGATTCCGGAAATTCCAGAATCTTTCCGACTGTCTGATAAAGTTACAACAACTCAAGATATGTTTGAATCTATAGAAAACTTAAATAAAATATCATCACATCTATTTGATGATGCATCATCACTAACTGATATTAGCGGGATGTTTAGTTCGACTAATGTGAAAACACAATTCAATATTAAATTACCAGATTCAATAACAAATATGGATGCTTTCTTTGCTTATGCGAGCACATTATGTGGAAGACTTTATCTTCCTAACAACAGTGTATTTACATTGAGGGATAGTTTTTATTTATCTGCGTCAGATTCAGAGATTCCGGTAGAAACTCCAGCAGCATTACATATTTATTACAATTCATCGCATTCTCAAATTAAAGATTATGTGAATTCAGGAAACTTTGAATCAGACAAGGTCATGTGGTTTGATACAAACAATATTTTAGATAAAACAATGTTTGAGAAAGTGACTGATTCTGCAGGACCGTATAATGGCTCTTATCTTAGATATATAGGAACGCAAGAAACAGTAGACTTAAGTCGTTATATGGTTGTCAAGAGAAGTCCAACTTATGGAAATGTCGAGCATCTTTATTGGCATGGTGATAATGACATCATTGAAGTGACTTCAACTTATAAGATGTTTGAGGGTGTAAATAACGCTGAAGACATTATTCTTCCAGTACACTTTAACCCATTTTATGAAGAATGGATGCGGTACGGACCGAAGTATACAGTAAATGAAAATATATTTGCTGGAACAACAACAAGAAAGCGTTTGGTTTATAAAACGATGCTGGAAGTTAATCATAAATATGATAAAGATATCAATTTTACAGATGCTACTGATGCAAGAACTTACGTTTATGTAAATGATGATAATAAACTGGATATAAATTTTGCTCATCCGCAGGGGTATTTATATATTTCTTCAGAAACAACTGATCTGACTGATATATCAGGAAGCATTATTAGATTTGCCAAGGAAGGAAATAAGAATTGGACATCACTATCATTAATAAAGGATAATTTACGTGAAGTTCCAGAAAATATGCCTGATACACTGACTGATTTGAATTATGCATTTTCTGATTCGAAGATTCAAAAAATAGCTAATGACTTTAAAATATCAAATAATGTTACTACTGCAGTAGGTATGTTTGAGAATACAGCAATTGACGAAATTCCACAAGGCTTTTTAGATAACGCCTCAAGCCTTGTTGATATTGAGTCTATCTTTAGGAATACGCAAATCACTAGTATTCCAGATGGATTCTTTGATCATACAAAACGTCTTGTTAATGCACCTCATGCATTTAATGGTTGTACTCAGCTTCAAAACGTTAATATAAAATTGCCTGACTCAATTAAAAATGTAGAAGCTATGTTTGAAAATTGTGAAAACCTCACTGGAGAAATCACACTGGGAGATTATATTAATAATATGATGTGGTCTTTTGATTATGCTGCTACTAATGTAGACAATCCACGATTAAAAGTTTATTATAATGGATCAAATGAGGAGATTGCTAATTATGTTCAGTATTTTTATGATGATAGTCCAGAGTCGCGTATTGATTGGATAAGTAAAAGTTTAGATGAGACAATGTTTGTAAAAGTCAGTGATCCTAATGGTCCATATAATGGTGCTTATCTTAAATACATTGGAACAGAAGAAACAGTGGATTTAAGTGCTTATGCAGATATGAATGGTAAAATTATGTGGCAAGGGAAAAATGAATCAATTGAAGTGACTTCAACTTACAAGATGTTTTCAGGTGAAAATAATACAGAGGATGTAATTCTTCCAAAAAGTTTTAGTTCAAGTAGTACTAGTGGTTATAAAGTTGAAAGCAATATATTTGAAAATACGACAACGAAAAAACGTTTGATTTTCAAACAAGAACTTGGTGATTATCGTGATGATTATAAGATGACATTTACGGGTGCTTCTGATGCCAGAGCTTATCTTTATGTAAATGATGAAAATATAGGAGAGTTATTAACTGATCCAAATTTTACTACTGCTAATTTCTATATTAGTCAAGAAGTATCTAATCTCACTAGCAACACCCTTGGAGGAAGTTATATAAGATTTGCCAAGAACGGTAATGCACTCGATTGGAGAATGCCAATATCGTTTTTAGCACCTGACCTTAAGGCATTTCCTGAAAATCTGCCAGATACAATTTCCAACTTTGATAACTTATTTAAGTCTAGTCAATTTACTAATGTCCCTAATGATTATCAATTATCGAATAGAGTCGAATCAGCTGTTTCCATGTTTGAGATGTCAATGGTTGAACAAATTCCATCGAATTTATTTGCCAATGCTAAGAAACTTACAAATATTGATTATATGTTTGAGTATGCTGCTCTTAAAAAAGTAACATTAACATTACCAAATTCAATTACTTCTATGAATTATACATTTGATTTCTGTGAATATATGAGCGGAATAATTTCATTGCCTGATAATCTCGAATCAATAACGGATTGTTTTAGAGATGCAGGACATAATGGAGATAATGTTGAAGGTTATACGACTCCTTTGGTTGTTTATTATAATCCATCAAATCAAGTGATTACAGATTATATAGCTTCGAATCCATCTTCTGGAGTTATTACATGGATACCTAAGACAGCGAATAGTACGTATGCTGTTACTCCTCTTGTAAAACCAAAACAAGAAAATGTAATCGTTGAGCCAAAAGTGATTGAAAAAAGCATAAGTGTTAAAGTTCATGTGAATGAAGTTATTGTTCCTAACACTGTTCCAAGTACAGGAACAGTACCAAGTCAAGGAACTTCACAAACTCTTGGTAAGAAGGAAGAAGGACAGAGTTCACAATAA